Part of the Anopheles gambiae chromosome 3, idAnoGambNW_F1_1, whole genome shotgun sequence genome is shown below.
TATGAGGTACACACGTCCTTCATCCTTCAGTCTGTACGGTTTGATCGGATAATTGACGGTGAACGGTATGGGTTGAGTTAGTGCTAGTGAGTTTGATTTAGTGACAGCTGTTACCACATACGACAccagtggtgatggtggtggtcgtggttgttgtttgcgtCTGCTAGTTACAAGTCTCTATCGGAAGATTAGGATGTGTCGTTTTAGTTTGGGTTCtgtttggatgaaaatttAGCTAAATTCCAAGAAACAGGCTGTCGCTTAGTCAACTAGTTATACTTTAAAGGGATAAGCTTTTTTCGTATAAACCTAAACTCAAACTATTTTAAgagttatttcaatttttaataCCTTTCTCACTTGTTGTAATAATTCTCAACCAAACAAAGCCCCACAAAGatcattaaaatcattttgcCATGTCATAATTCAAAGATATTACTGTTGCGTCCTCCGTTCGTCCAGCATATCGTATCATTTAACACGATATTTATTATCTCACATTTTTCACACCTCGTAAACAGTTGCTCCCAAACAGTTGCAAACTTCCTTCCCGAGgtagatacaaaaaaaaccgcaatAATATTTCTATCCCACAAAAGCtactaaaaaaaacagcaccccCTTCAACCCTTTAATATCTTCCGGCCTCAAAACGTTTGCTtccgtttgtgttgttgtgtgtgtgaaaacatTCAAGAAGCAGAAGATGTACGAGaatcaagaaaaaaacaggatcTCACCCCCTTCAACCCTTCGGACGGTGATGGGGGAAAGTGTCTGCTTTATTACTTTCACCCTGCTGGGCGGCCACCGTACACTTTCAACCCCATGggctagtagtagtagtaatccTCGCACGCACAATTTCCCGCACCATCTTTAGCGGGATGTGCGGCTCAAGTGCCTGTTGGGTCGGTCATTTCGGGGTTCGGCCAATCGTGACGAACTGTGACCGACCCAGCACAACACGAAAAACTCACACTTCCAAACAACACTTCAAACTTTGGGACAAACTCGACGCAGcataaaaaaaggagaaaatccCATTTAACGCTTAACGCATCACTTTTATTCAATTTCTACACCCGCACCCGCACGCTGTTTGCACAAACTGCCAATACACCGCAGCTCACGGTGTTGTCCACTAAGGGCAAGTGGAAATTGCGGAAGTTGGACGTGATGCGCCAATGATCAGCAtgatatcgtttttttttttgcagtgatGCTCTCAAAATCTTCAAAAAAGTATTGTATCTACTTACCCACAGCCCGAGGGGATGGTGTTAAGATACACGTTATAGAGGAGAGCAAAAAAGCGGAATCCTGCGCTTATTTCTTCACTAAATCCAAAAAGGCTATAgcgagcaagaaaaaaaaagtgtcccTAATCCGTAAAAAGACACCGCGTCTCAAGATGGTGCACTTTTGGCTTAACATCGGAGCGAACGCCTTGACGCTTGGTTTCAATTTTAATATCCTTTCGCGCGCGCCCCCAGGAAGAGGAGTGAAATTGGGTGACAGCATTTCACTGCGGCGACCGTGACGGACACTGTGGAGCGAGCCTtggtttttttcgttgttgtcgggaaatggaaatcaaaagtgaaattaatgcaaaaaaaatcccaggacatgtttaaattcaatcaCAGCAAAGCATGAAGGGTGAAGAAGTCGTTGGCGACCGGAAGAAGCTAAAATGAACAATAAAGCGAGTTGAGACAGAATTTGATTAAGTGTACCGAAATTGAAACGCAAGGATTTTGTTGCCTTGCTTTAATGCCTTTGatctttttatattaaatcaataaaaatgatcTACTTTGTATCAGTAGTTTGTAACACCACGGGTTGTGTAACATTTCCAAGCACCATATTGACAACGGACAACTGCCACATGCTCAATATTCAATCACTCTCGAACACTCCCAAATCACGGCCACTGTCCATTATTACAACTGACCATAGATTTCAATTAAAAGTTAATCATCTCTTTTTAATTTGCCCACTGTCCCGGGCCGCAGCATGCAAtccttgcttgttttttttgtggctcTTAACATGCCTACCGGGTGCCGGGGTGgatcaaaaaatcataaacacTCACCAACAAAGGGGACATACAAAACGCGCGGACACAAATCGCACCCAATTTACTGCTGACCGACCGCAAACGCCGCTCACAGGAAGTAGCACAGGATAGGCGCGCGCGCTTTCCGGTTTCGGACTTCATCGTGGTACAGTGCCGCGTACAGTGCGTGGGACCCCCCTCGGGGTGACATGTTTTCTGTGGTcgatttttccatttcctaaAAACCACCCTTTACCTATCCCCACGTGCTGTAATCGCAGTCGGGCGCAGTGTTTCTGTCACCGATGCTAATGAGAAATCCTTTTTCGGGCCGGAAACCACCCCTACGCACGGGTGCATGGCTGCTGGGTGCAGGAGTGCTAAATACTGTTGGAATGATACTGTCACTTGCGTATACCGTacacccaacaaaaaaaatccctccaaTGTTGCAGTACTTCTCTGCAggatttcatttattcaaattaagGTGTCGTAAACTTACGGATTCTACCTTTTTCACACCACAATACCACAAATTACTAGTTTCGGTTACAACAAGTGTCTTCTTGTTGTCCATTCCACTTGAACCACTTGCAAGTGGACGCATTTCATAAAGGAAAAACCACTCGAACCACTTCACATTTGCTCATTCGCCTGTGTACAAAGTCACATGCAGGACACAGTTTTGgcagacaacaaaaaaagactacCTTGTACTGGGTTGAGTTTTTGGGGACACACTAGCGCACCTGTCAGCTGTGTGGAGATAGAACACTTTACCAACACTTGCCTTCCTCAGTTCGGTAATCTAGCGTCGGAAAAACTATCATCCTACATCCCACAAGATGATACGTTCTAGTTCACTGCCAGTGATATCAACCCCGTACCGGATGGACATCATTCAAGGTACAGGGATATAGGGTAGGAAAAAACGGCATCATTTGCCTCCCGGCTATGCTGCCAGCTGTTGGGAAGATTTCCATTTTCTGCAACATTACACACCATTACAGCCTTACGGTCGTTTATGGATTTTAGAAGGGATGGAACTGTTCGAGCAAACTGGAATTGCAGTTGAAATTCCATTACGAATGCAGCAAAATTGTTACAGCAATGAGTAGGAGATTGCATTACACTATCATATTGCTGGCGTGATTGCAGTGCAGCGATACCGCATACGAATTCCAGTTTTGCTTTCGGGGATTACATTGGTTGGATGTTGTTAGGGCAAGGAAAGAGAAGTAATCGTTTAAATGAAGCATCGTTTAGATGTCAGTTGAGGAGACTTTCCACACTTTCTATAAATATATCTTAATCGATATAGAGTTTAAAATGTGACCATGAACAGGAAGCTAATGGAAAACGCTATTTCTTAAATTTTAACTCTGAAGAATCACCAAAATTCAGAGTATTCAGTGACCATCTTCATTATTGGGAAGTTTGTCAGCTCAAATTACAATATTGTTTACCAATTGATATAATGTACAaccaaaatgaaatatttcccaATGTTAGAAGCTTTAAGCTTCACATTTCACGCTTAAAACGTTCACATTCATTCAAATAACTCAATAAAAACCTAACCTTTACACTAACAATTTCTTTCCCATCATTCCATCTCTCATCCCCGACGCAGGAATCGGTCCACCGAAGAAACCGTTCGTCGGCACACCGCCACCGAACGCGTGCCCCATCTGCGGCATCCAGCTCTCACCAACTGACCTGGAGACCCACTTCTCGGCGGAACTGTCGCGGCTTACCAAGATGACGACGCACGCGGAGCGTCTCGAGCTGCGGCGTACGTTGAGCGTCGACCTGCACACGGTGCAAAACAATCTGCAGGGCCGAACGAGCCGCTGGGAGGTACGGCAAAGCAAATGTTGTTGCTACCTTTTTCTACCAATCTGATGGGATTTTAAATTGCATTTGCCCTTGatttgatatgttttttttttatttacaccatttcattccatttctccgttttttttattcctcacTAGACGTTCAAAAATATTCGCAACAAGCGCCAGGATCGGCTACGGGGAAAGCTGCGGAAGCGAAAGTTTGACGGCGAGGATGGGTTCGGGCTGCAGCTGACAAACATCAACTGCCAATCGTGCCCGGTGTGCCACGGGCGCTTGCAGCGAACGCAGGAAGAGATTGCGCAGCACATTGAGGAATGCGTGCGAAAGGTTTGTGGCCCGATTTTGTTAATCTTAACCCTGTACAAAGTCCTTTGCCTGAAGAAGATTTCCTCTGTGCTTGCATCCTTCAATTTAATGCCCATTCCTAACCACGTCTCACCTAGACTTTTACTGCTCTCTACCCTATTCTcaagcaacagcatcagcaccagcatcaacagtcgcaacagcagcaacagcaacaacagcaacagccacagcaacaacaaacaccacCGTCCCTGCACACATCGCATCCCCTGCATCCACACCAccctcaccatcatcatcttcagcaacagcagcagcagcaacaaacgtCGCAAGCTTCACAACCCGCCAATCAGCCGTCACCGCAGGACGAGGACGAAACGGTCGACGTGGAAAGCTACGGCGATGAGACGTCCAACGGTGCGATCAACATGTCGTCGAACGTGATTCATCACACCAGCGCCGCGGCCAGCATGCTCCATCATCCCGGAAACACGACCAGCATTAgtaaccacaacaacaacaacattatcAAACCCGACACCCCGGCCATGACGAAGCTGGAGGAGAGTGCGATCAGCTCGCTCAGCTCGATCGTACCCCACTGGGACAGGAAGGCACGCCTGACGCTACCGCTTAACTGCAAACCGGGAGCAGGAGATGAGACACGCCCCTGGACGACGGTGGTAAAGCCCCGACTGCTGGGCTCGTTCGAGGGTGGTCCCGGGGCCATGTCGCAACCTCCCGGAGTGCCCAACACGGTAGCGGATCATTCGATCACACGCGTCACACCGACGAGCAGCGATCAGCGCATCGACGTGGACTACGACCAGGAGCACGACCACAGCCAGGACATGGTGACCGACAACGATGAGGAGGTGATCGTCGACAACACGGACGACGAGGATTGCATGAAGCGACCCCGGCCGGCCCCACACACC
Proteins encoded:
- the LOC3291265 gene encoding protein Teyrha-meyrha isoform X4, whose translation is MMDNPSYGSAHMSSPALVVFSQATNGLSDALRIQRPFHSQLPDAKDLHHLSLMSGYGAHLLHGFQPHFLHPLNPAVSTASGTSPFSGGGAFVKPFPSNLPLPSAFAPPKCLGFGIDQNIFSKGLLFGSSGSGSESFRTDSSSPACTSLSPPAKDESLEGQTSEDGDRERDRICTPERSPETPGFRRIGPPKKPFVGTPPPNACPICGIQLSPTDLETHFSAELSRLTKMTTHAERLELRRTLSVDLHTVQNNLQGRTSRWETFKNIRNKRQDRLRGKLRKRKFDGEDGFGLQLTNINCQSCPVCHGRLQRTQEEIAQHIEECVRKHQHQHQQSQQQQQQQQQQPQQQQTPPSLHTSHPLHPHHPHHHHLQQQQQQQQTSQASQPANQPSPQDEDETVDVESYGDETSNGAINMSSNVIHHTSAAASMLHHPGNTTSISNHNNNNIIKPDTPAMTKLEESAISSLSSIVPHWDRKARLTLPLNCKPGAGDETRPWTTVVKPRLLGSFEGGPGAMSQPPGVPNTVADHSITRVTPTSSDQRIDVDYDQEHDHSQDMVTDNDEEVIVDNTDDEDCMKRPRPAPHTQLNGHGPPGVNGLGDKNSTEEATSSVEIDSATDSMASRTAGTTPNSDSYVSTSESAEPSSKAQVLEELKARIRELEGSPHYKCFICKEKCKTLIISKICGHYLCEECWITESESSKSCPRCKIITANSDFRKIHA
- the LOC3291265 gene encoding protein Teyrha-meyrha isoform X1 — its product is MMDNPSYGSAHMSSPALVVFSQATNGLSDALRIQRPFHSQLPDAKDLHHLSLMSGYGAHLLHGFQPHFLHPLNPAVSTASGTSPFSGGGAFVKPFPSNLPLPSAFAPPKCLGFGIDQNIFSKGLLFGSSGSGSESFRTDSSSPACTSLSPPAKDESLEGQTSEDGDRERDRICTPERSPETPGFRRIGPPKKPFVGTPPPNACPICGIQLSPTDLETHFSAELSRLTKMTTHAERLELRRTLSVDLHTVQNNLQGRTSRWETFKNIRNKRQDRLRGKLRKRKFDGEDGFGLQLTNINCQSCPVCHGRLQRTQEEIAQHIEECVRKTFTALYPILKQQHQHQHQQSQQQQQQQQQQPQQQQTPPSLHTSHPLHPHHPHHHHLQQQQQQQQTSQASQPANQPSPQDEDETVDVESYGDETSNGAINMSSNVIHHTSAAASMLHHPGNTTSISNHNNNNIIKPDTPAMTKLEESAISSLSSIVPHWDRKARLTLPLNCKPGAGDETRPWTTVVKPRLLGSFEGGPGAMSQPPGVPNTVADHSITRVTPTSSDQRIDVDYDQEHDHSQDMVTDNDEEVIVDNTDDEDCMKRPRPAPHTQLNGHGPPGVNGLGDKNSTEEATSSVEIDSATDSMASRTAGTTPNSDSYVSTSESAEPSSKAQVLEELKARIRELEGSPHYKCFICKEKCKTLIISKICGHYLCEECWITESESSKSCPRCKIITANSDFRKIHA
- the LOC3291265 gene encoding protein Teyrha-meyrha isoform X2; its protein translation is MMDNPSYGSAHMSSPALVVFSQATNGLSDALRIQRPFHSQLPDAKDLHHLSLMSGYGAHLLHGFQPHFLHPLNPAVSTASGTSPFSGGGAFVKPFPSNLPLPSAFAPPKCLGFGIDQGLLFGSSGSGSESFRTDSSSPACTSLSPPAKDESLEGQTSEDGDRERDRICTPERSPETPGFRRIGPPKKPFVGTPPPNACPICGIQLSPTDLETHFSAELSRLTKMTTHAERLELRRTLSVDLHTVQNNLQGRTSRWETFKNIRNKRQDRLRGKLRKRKFDGEDGFGLQLTNINCQSCPVCHGRLQRTQEEIAQHIEECVRKTFTALYPILKQQHQHQHQQSQQQQQQQQQQPQQQQTPPSLHTSHPLHPHHPHHHHLQQQQQQQQTSQASQPANQPSPQDEDETVDVESYGDETSNGAINMSSNVIHHTSAAASMLHHPGNTTSISNHNNNNIIKPDTPAMTKLEESAISSLSSIVPHWDRKARLTLPLNCKPGAGDETRPWTTVVKPRLLGSFEGGPGAMSQPPGVPNTVADHSITRVTPTSSDQRIDVDYDQEHDHSQDMVTDNDEEVIVDNTDDEDCMKRPRPAPHTQLNGHGPPGVNGLGDKNSTEEATSSVEIDSATDSMASRTAGTTPNSDSYVSTSESAEPSSKAQVLEELKARIRELEGSPHYKCFICKEKCKTLIISKICGHYLCEECWITESESSKSCPRCKIITANSDFRKIHA
- the LOC3291265 gene encoding protein Teyrha-meyrha isoform X3, with translation MMDNPSYGSAHMSSPALVVFSQATNGLSDALRIQRPFHSQLPDAKDLHHLSLMSGYGAHLLHGFQPHFLHPLNPAVSTASGTSPFSGGGAFVKPFPSNLPLPSAFAPPKCLGFGIDQNIFSKGLLFGSSGSGSESFRTDSSSPACTSLSPPAKDESLEGQTSEDGDRERDRICTPERSPETPGFRRIGPPKKPFVGTPPPNACPICGIQLSPTDLETHFSAELSRLTKMTTHAERLELRRTLSVDLHTVQNNLQGRTSRWETFKNIRNKRQDRLRGKLRKRKFDGEDGFGLQLTNINCQSCPVCHGRLQRTQEEIAQHIEECVRKQQHQHQHQQSQQQQQQQQQQPQQQQTPPSLHTSHPLHPHHPHHHHLQQQQQQQQTSQASQPANQPSPQDEDETVDVESYGDETSNGAINMSSNVIHHTSAAASMLHHPGNTTSISNHNNNNIIKPDTPAMTKLEESAISSLSSIVPHWDRKARLTLPLNCKPGAGDETRPWTTVVKPRLLGSFEGGPGAMSQPPGVPNTVADHSITRVTPTSSDQRIDVDYDQEHDHSQDMVTDNDEEVIVDNTDDEDCMKRPRPAPHTQLNGHGPPGVNGLGDKNSTEEATSSVEIDSATDSMASRTAGTTPNSDSYVSTSESAEPSSKAQVLEELKARIRELEGSPHYKCFICKEKCKTLIISKICGHYLCEECWITESESSKSCPRCKIITANSDFRKIHA